A window from Barnesiella propionica encodes these proteins:
- the miaB gene encoding tRNA (N6-isopentenyl adenosine(37)-C2)-methylthiotransferase MiaB, with protein sequence MKQFSDTDSKSVTETTEKKLFIETYGCQMNVADSEVVASIMQMDGYSLCDNIEDADAIFVNTCSIRDNAEQKIYSRLTYFHSLRKKKKHLIVGVLGCMAERVKEHLIQEHHVDVVAGPDSYLDLPNLIGAAEKGEKSINITLSTTETYKEVIPARIGGNRISGFISIMRGCNNFCSYCIVPYTRGRERSRDPESIIKELEDLKSRGFKEVSLLGQNVNSFRFENTDGSITDFPSLLTKVSDAAGDGMRVRFTTSHPKDMSDATLEIIASRHNLCNHIHLPVQSGSNRILKLMNRKYTREWYLERIAAIRRIIPGCGITTDLFSGFHSETEEDFEETLRLMKEVGFDASFMFKYSERPGTYASKYLPDDISEEIKISRLQKMIDIQNTLSLESNRKDIGKTFEVLIEGFSKRSREQLFGRTQQNKVVVFPKGKYHIGEFVNVTVTDASSATLLGNVSE encoded by the coding sequence ATGAAACAATTCTCAGACACGGACTCAAAATCCGTAACAGAGACAACAGAAAAAAAATTATTTATCGAGACATACGGATGTCAGATGAACGTAGCCGACAGCGAAGTAGTTGCTTCCATTATGCAAATGGACGGGTATTCGTTATGCGATAACATAGAGGATGCCGACGCTATTTTCGTCAACACCTGTTCTATTCGCGATAATGCCGAACAAAAAATATACTCACGGCTTACCTACTTCCATTCTTTGCGAAAAAAGAAAAAACATCTGATTGTAGGTGTTCTGGGATGTATGGCAGAAAGAGTAAAAGAACACTTGATACAGGAACATCATGTGGATGTCGTGGCAGGTCCCGACTCGTATCTGGACCTGCCGAACCTCATCGGTGCCGCCGAAAAAGGTGAAAAATCCATCAACATAACATTATCAACTACAGAAACCTATAAAGAAGTTATTCCTGCCCGTATCGGCGGTAACCGGATATCAGGATTCATTTCAATTATGCGGGGATGTAACAATTTTTGTTCATATTGCATCGTTCCATATACCCGAGGGCGGGAACGCAGCAGGGATCCTGAAAGCATCATAAAAGAGCTAGAAGATCTTAAATCAAGGGGATTTAAAGAAGTATCTCTTTTGGGACAAAACGTTAACTCGTTCCGGTTCGAAAATACGGATGGAAGCATAACAGATTTTCCCTCGCTCTTAACCAAAGTATCGGACGCGGCAGGAGATGGTATGCGAGTACGTTTTACTACTTCCCATCCGAAAGATATGAGCGATGCAACACTTGAGATTATCGCCTCTCGTCATAATCTGTGTAACCACATCCATCTGCCGGTGCAATCGGGAAGCAACCGCATCCTAAAATTAATGAACCGCAAATATACACGTGAATGGTATCTTGAAAGAATCGCCGCTATCCGGAGAATTATTCCCGGTTGTGGCATCACGACCGACCTATTCAGCGGTTTCCACTCCGAAACAGAAGAAGATTTTGAAGAAACACTACGCCTAATGAAAGAGGTCGGCTTCGATGCATCGTTCATGTTTAAGTACTCCGAACGTCCCGGCACATATGCATCCAAGTACCTACCTGACGATATTTCCGAAGAAATCAAAATTAGCCGGTTACAGAAAATGATAGATATACAGAATACTTTGTCTCTCGAAAGTAATCGCAAAGACATAGGAAAAACATTCGAAGTTTTGATAGAAGGTTTTTCGAAAAGATCAAGAGAACAACTGTTCGGAAGAACGCAACAAAATAAAGTAGTCGTTTTTCCTAAAGGAAAATACCATATAGGAGAATTTGTAAATGTAACCGTTACAGATGCATCTTCTGCAACTTTATTAGGGAACGTCAGCGAATAA
- a CDS encoding acetyl-CoA hydrolase/transferase family protein gives MAFNYITAEEAAEFIHHNDNVGFSGFTAAGTPKVVTVALAKRAEAEHAAGRPFKIGVYTGASTNDYIDGALARANAIKCRTPYQSNKDCRNSANSGETSYFDMHLSHLAQNLRYGFLGKVNVAVIEATEISDDGEILLGPGVGVAPTVCQLADKIIIELNRHDSKELRGMHDIYQPLDPPYRREIPIYKPSDRIGSPVVKIDPRKVVGIVETDIHDGVKEFAPADEVTMKIGHNVCEFLVSQLKAGLIPASFLPLQSGVGNIANAVLGCLGSSPDIPAFQMYTEVVQDAVIELMKGGKCTFASSCSLTVSDAKLEEVFNNIKFFHDKILLRPGEITNNPEVVRRLGLITINTALEADIFGNVNSTHVVGTKMMNGIGGSGDFTRNAYLSIFTCPSVAKGGKISAIVPMVSHVDHSEHSVSVLVTEYGVADLRAKSPRQRAQAIIENCAHPMYRQLLWDYLKLGKGHTPHNLHAAFGFHNEFNKSGDMALTNWADYE, from the coding sequence ATGGCATTTAATTACATTACCGCAGAAGAAGCGGCCGAATTTATCCATCATAACGATAATGTAGGTTTTAGCGGATTTACGGCTGCAGGTACACCTAAAGTAGTAACTGTGGCGTTAGCAAAACGGGCGGAGGCAGAACATGCCGCAGGCCGTCCTTTTAAAATAGGAGTTTATACAGGGGCCTCTACTAACGATTATATCGACGGTGCATTAGCTCGTGCAAACGCTATAAAGTGCAGAACGCCGTATCAGTCTAATAAAGATTGCCGTAACTCGGCAAATAGCGGAGAAACATCTTATTTCGATATGCACCTTTCGCATTTGGCACAAAACCTTCGTTATGGTTTTTTAGGAAAAGTGAATGTTGCGGTTATAGAGGCTACTGAAATCAGTGATGACGGTGAAATTTTATTGGGTCCCGGAGTAGGAGTTGCACCTACCGTATGCCAATTGGCAGATAAAATTATAATTGAACTTAACCGGCATGATTCGAAAGAATTACGGGGTATGCATGATATTTATCAGCCGTTGGATCCTCCTTACCGCCGGGAAATACCTATTTATAAACCGAGTGACCGTATAGGTTCTCCGGTTGTAAAAATCGACCCCCGTAAAGTTGTTGGTATCGTTGAGACAGATATTCATGATGGAGTAAAAGAATTTGCTCCCGCCGACGAGGTTACTATGAAAATCGGTCATAATGTATGTGAATTTCTAGTATCTCAATTGAAAGCCGGTTTAATACCTGCTTCTTTTCTCCCTTTACAATCTGGTGTAGGTAATATTGCTAATGCTGTACTGGGTTGTCTGGGTTCCAGCCCTGATATTCCTGCTTTTCAAATGTATACAGAGGTAGTTCAGGATGCTGTGATAGAATTGATGAAGGGAGGAAAATGTACATTTGCCAGCAGCTGTTCACTGACGGTGAGTGATGCAAAACTGGAGGAAGTCTTCAATAATATTAAATTCTTCCATGACAAAATATTGTTGCGTCCGGGAGAGATAACCAATAACCCGGAAGTGGTACGCCGTTTAGGTCTTATTACGATTAATACCGCTTTGGAAGCCGATATATTCGGTAATGTGAATTCTACGCATGTCGTAGGTACGAAGATGATGAATGGTATAGGAGGGTCCGGGGACTTTACCCGGAATGCTTATCTCTCTATATTTACGTGTCCGTCTGTTGCAAAAGGAGGGAAGATCAGTGCTATTGTTCCGATGGTTTCTCATGTGGATCATAGTGAACATTCCGTTTCGGTTCTGGTAACGGAATATGGCGTTGCGGATTTACGGGCCAAATCGCCCAGACAGCGTGCTCAGGCGATTATTGAGAATTGTGCTCATCCTATGTATAGACAATTGTTATGGGATTACCTGAAATTAGGTAAAGGTCATACGCCGCACAATCTGCACGCTGCTTTCGGTTTCCATAATGAATTTAACAAATCGGGCGATATGGCTCTTACTAATTGGGCCGATTACGAATAA
- a CDS encoding glucosamine-6-phosphate deaminase — protein MKTNLSSQIKLDRIPKRYYNPDSELERAALTRNEKVYTRIFESPEEGSLHIAHDVAELIRKCKAERRPCVLALGSGVGTHGVYTELVRMYKEGLISFANVVVFNISEYYPLENNAPGTMHLLKELLLDKVDIDPMNIFTPGKAVPKEDIYKYCKEYEDKIEEFGGLDLVLCEIGATGNLAFNEPGSQLSSSCRLMLLGNDSRHIAASMFNSAENAPHSAITLGISNLMAAKQIICMAWGENKASIVKKALEGLPTDTIPASFLQNHKRAKIVLDLPAAEQLTRISQPWLVTSCEWNDKLIRRAIVWLCMKTGKPILKLTNKDYNDNGLSELLALYGSAYNVNIMIFNDIQHTITGWPGGKPNSDDTFRPERAKPFPKRVIVFSPHPDDDVISMGGTLKRLVDQKHDVHVAYETSGNIAVGDEDMMRYVMLMGAIAKEFKFNTPEFLAKHAEINKFISQKKDGEMDSADVRYLKTIIRQGEARTACNYINVKPENVHFLNLPFYETGTIKKGDLGRADVDIVKALIEEVKPHQIFVAGDLADPHGTHKVCLDAVLAAIDEIKDEKWMQDCRIWMYRGAWAEWEIDHIEMAVPLSPEELRQKRNSILKHQSQMENAPFLGDDERLFWQRSEDRNRATAELYSRLGLASYEAIEAFVEYHPIRG, from the coding sequence ATGAAAACAAATCTAAGCTCACAAATTAAACTTGACAGAATACCGAAACGGTATTACAATCCAGATAGCGAACTGGAGAGAGCTGCGCTCACACGCAACGAAAAGGTTTACACCCGTATTTTCGAAAGCCCCGAAGAAGGTTCTTTACACATTGCTCATGATGTTGCGGAACTTATCCGGAAATGTAAAGCAGAACGTCGTCCCTGTGTTCTCGCATTAGGTTCGGGCGTAGGAACCCACGGTGTCTATACCGAACTCGTACGGATGTATAAAGAAGGCTTAATCAGCTTCGCCAATGTTGTCGTTTTTAATATCAGCGAATACTATCCCCTGGAAAATAATGCTCCCGGAACTATGCATCTGCTAAAAGAGCTCCTGCTTGATAAAGTAGATATAGACCCGATGAATATATTCACTCCGGGCAAAGCCGTTCCGAAAGAAGATATTTACAAATATTGCAAAGAATACGAAGACAAAATCGAAGAATTCGGCGGTCTTGATCTGGTATTATGTGAAATCGGTGCTACCGGTAATCTGGCATTCAACGAACCAGGCTCTCAATTAAGCTCTTCCTGCCGGCTGATGTTACTGGGGAACGATTCCCGGCATATCGCAGCATCCATGTTTAACTCAGCAGAAAACGCGCCTCATAGTGCCATTACTTTAGGTATTTCCAATTTAATGGCCGCAAAACAAATCATCTGCATGGCGTGGGGAGAGAATAAGGCAAGCATTGTAAAGAAAGCCCTTGAAGGACTTCCCACCGACACGATTCCGGCATCATTCTTACAGAACCATAAAAGAGCAAAAATAGTACTCGATCTTCCCGCAGCAGAACAACTTACGCGCATCAGTCAGCCTTGGTTGGTAACATCCTGCGAATGGAATGATAAACTGATACGCCGGGCTATCGTATGGCTATGTATGAAAACAGGAAAGCCTATTTTGAAGCTGACCAACAAAGACTACAACGATAACGGATTAAGCGAACTTCTTGCATTATACGGTTCTGCTTATAATGTCAATATAATGATCTTTAATGATATACAACACACCATTACCGGCTGGCCGGGAGGTAAACCGAATTCAGACGATACATTCCGTCCCGAACGTGCCAAACCATTCCCTAAACGTGTTATCGTATTCAGCCCTCATCCCGATGACGATGTTATCTCTATGGGAGGTACGTTAAAACGTCTGGTAGACCAGAAACACGACGTACATGTAGCATACGAAACATCTGGTAATATTGCTGTAGGAGATGAAGACATGATGCGTTATGTTATGCTGATGGGTGCTATTGCTAAAGAATTTAAGTTCAACACCCCCGAATTCCTGGCAAAACATGCAGAAATCAATAAATTCATTTCCCAGAAAAAAGACGGTGAAATGGATAGCGCAGACGTACGTTACCTGAAAACCATTATACGGCAAGGAGAAGCTCGTACGGCTTGTAACTATATCAATGTAAAACCCGAAAACGTACACTTCCTCAATCTTCCGTTCTACGAAACCGGAACTATTAAAAAAGGAGATTTGGGACGTGCCGATGTTGATATCGTGAAAGCTCTTATCGAAGAAGTAAAACCTCATCAGATATTCGTTGCTGGTGACCTTGCAGACCCGCACGGAACACATAAAGTGTGTCTGGATGCGGTTTTGGCAGCCATAGACGAGATCAAAGATGAAAAATGGATGCAAGACTGCCGCATATGGATGTACCGAGGTGCATGGGCAGAGTGGGAAATCGACCACATTGAAATGGCGGTTCCTTTAAGCCCTGAAGAATTACGCCAGAAACGCAACTCTATTTTGAAACACCAGTCTCAAATGGAGAACGCACCATTCCTCGGTGACGACGAAAGGCTTTTCTGGCAACGTTCCGAAGACCGTAACAGAGCAACAGCAGAATTATATTCACGCTTAGGTCTGGCTTCGTATGAAGCAATAGAAGCCTTCGTAGAATATCATCCTATCAGAGGATAA
- the nagB gene encoding glucosamine-6-phosphate deaminase gives MRLIIEPDYEKVSLWAANYVASRIREFNPTAEKPFILGLPTGSSPLGMYKALIELNKKGVVSFRNVVTFNMDEYCGLPKEHEQSYHSFMWNNFFNHIDINPENVNILNGNAEDPVAECARYEEKIKSYGGIDLFLGGIGPDGHIAFNEPGSALTSRTRMKTLTQDTIIANSRFFDNDVNKVPKTALTVGVGTIMDAKSVLIIVNGHNKARALHHGVEGGISQMWTISALQLHPKSIIVCDDAATAELKVGTYKYFLDIEHDNLAPESLLK, from the coding sequence ATGAGACTAATCATTGAACCAGATTATGAAAAAGTTTCTCTTTGGGCTGCAAATTATGTAGCTTCACGTATACGTGAATTTAATCCCACCGCAGAGAAACCTTTCATCCTGGGGCTCCCTACCGGTTCATCTCCTCTCGGGATGTATAAAGCCCTGATAGAATTAAATAAAAAAGGAGTTGTTTCTTTCCGTAATGTAGTGACATTTAATATGGATGAGTACTGTGGTTTACCGAAAGAACATGAACAAAGCTATCATTCTTTTATGTGGAATAATTTCTTTAACCATATCGATATAAACCCCGAGAACGTAAATATACTGAACGGTAATGCAGAAGATCCTGTTGCCGAATGTGCCCGCTATGAAGAAAAAATCAAGTCATACGGAGGAATAGACCTTTTTCTCGGCGGTATAGGTCCTGACGGTCATATTGCTTTCAATGAACCGGGTTCTGCTCTGACTTCCCGTACCCGTATGAAAACACTTACACAAGATACTATTATCGCAAATTCCCGTTTCTTTGATAACGATGTGAACAAAGTTCCCAAAACAGCGCTTACTGTCGGAGTAGGAACGATAATGGATGCTAAAAGCGTACTCATAATTGTAAATGGCCATAATAAGGCCAGAGCTTTACACCATGGGGTAGAGGGCGGTATCAGCCAAATGTGGACTATCAGTGCCTTGCAGTTGCACCCCAAAAGTATTATCGTGTGTGACGATGCTGCTACAGCTGAATTGAAAGTAGGAACGTATAAATACTTTCTGGATATTGAACACGATAATCTGGCTCCTGAATCATTATTGAAATAA
- the nrdG gene encoding anaerobic ribonucleoside-triphosphate reductase activating protein — protein sequence MENLYLINVYPETIADGFGIRYSIYLSGCHHHCPGCHNPESWSQHTGSPLTEEILSQIIRDINNNPLLDGITLSGGDPFFNPEALFGLLKRLKSETKQNIWCYTGYTLEEITKDERLSSCLQFIDTLVDGRFDKNLYDPNLAFRGSSNQKIINLHKKNGM from the coding sequence ATGGAAAACCTATACCTCATAAATGTATATCCCGAAACCATTGCAGACGGTTTCGGGATACGTTATTCCATTTATCTGTCCGGCTGCCATCATCATTGTCCGGGCTGCCATAATCCTGAAAGCTGGAGCCAGCATACAGGAAGTCCCTTGACTGAAGAAATATTGAGCCAAATCATCCGTGACATCAACAATAATCCTCTATTAGATGGTATTACTCTTTCAGGAGGAGATCCATTCTTTAATCCTGAGGCACTCTTCGGTCTGTTGAAACGCCTAAAGAGCGAAACCAAACAAAACATCTGGTGTTACACCGGATATACACTGGAAGAAATAACTAAAGACGAAAGGCTTTCTTCCTGTCTCCAGTTTATCGACACTTTGGTAGACGGACGATTCGATAAAAATCTTTATGATCCAAATCTTGCATTCAGAGGGAGTAGCAACCAAAAGATCATAAATCTGCACAAAAAAAATGGCATGTAA
- a CDS encoding anaerobic ribonucleoside triphosphate reductase has translation MDCEKVIIIKRDGAKEKFSIEKIKRAITKAYRAGGILNEDNTIEQIAIQAASSISGTEISVEEIQDIVEKELMIRNPYIAKKYIIYREWRTVERDKKTSMKQIMDGIVAIEKNDINLSNANMSSHTPAGQMMTFASEVTKDYAYKYLLGVRYARAHKNGDIHIHDLDYYPTKTTTCIQYDLDDILERGFHTKNGTVRTPQSIQSYATLATIIFQTNQNEQHGGQAIPAFDHFMSKGVIKSFRKHLESSISFILNLKHDSHEINLKEQLHTIVTSIDLHDKQIKNLFEVIHESGAPITEDELRTAWEQSYSATRKDTHQAMEAFIHNLNTMHSRGGNQVVFSSINYGTDTSAEGRMVMRELLAATVEGLGNGEVPVFPIQIFKVKDGISYDEEDYKMTLAHYDDAINGKIKFKAPNFDLLLEACKTTSTSLFPNFVFLDTEYNKHEKWKADDPERFRYEIATMGCRTRVFENIHGEKSSWGRGNLSFTSMNMPRIAIEARREAEDMYPDGNKHAIRKEARILFLEKVRTLSALIAEQLYERYQYQRTALARQFPFMMSNNVWKGGSSLQPNDEVGDVINSGTLGIGFIGGHNAMCAIYGEGHAHNEEAWNTLYDAVKVMNTVAEEYKTRYNLNYSVLATPAEGLSGRFTYMDRKRYGSIPEVTDRDYYVNSFHIDVKEPVSIAEKIRKEAPFHSITKGGHITYVELDGEAKKNVVAILKIVKTMHDEGIGYGSINHPVDTCRKCGYKGVIYSKCPVCKSEDITRMRRITGYLTGSLETWNSAKQAEERDRVKHNK, from the coding sequence ATGGATTGTGAAAAAGTGATCATCATCAAACGAGATGGTGCAAAGGAGAAATTTTCTATCGAGAAAATTAAACGTGCAATTACAAAAGCATATCGTGCCGGAGGTATATTGAATGAAGATAACACTATCGAACAAATCGCAATACAAGCGGCATCTTCCATTTCAGGAACAGAAATATCGGTAGAAGAAATTCAAGATATAGTCGAAAAGGAACTTATGATCCGAAATCCGTATATCGCAAAAAAATACATTATTTACAGAGAGTGGCGTACCGTCGAAAGAGATAAAAAAACATCCATGAAACAAATCATGGACGGGATCGTCGCCATAGAAAAAAACGATATAAACCTGAGTAACGCAAATATGTCCTCGCATACACCGGCAGGGCAAATGATGACTTTTGCATCGGAAGTCACTAAAGATTACGCCTATAAATATTTGCTGGGAGTACGTTATGCCCGGGCTCATAAAAACGGAGATATCCATATCCATGACCTGGACTACTATCCGACAAAAACCACGACCTGCATCCAATATGATTTGGACGATATATTGGAAAGAGGTTTTCACACCAAAAACGGAACGGTAAGAACCCCTCAGTCCATACAAAGTTATGCCACCCTGGCCACTATCATTTTCCAAACCAATCAAAATGAACAACACGGAGGGCAAGCAATTCCAGCCTTTGACCATTTTATGTCGAAAGGGGTTATTAAGAGTTTCCGCAAGCACCTGGAATCCAGTATCAGCTTCATATTAAATCTCAAACACGATTCTCATGAAATCAATTTAAAAGAACAGCTTCATACAATCGTTACTTCCATAGACCTGCACGATAAACAGATAAAAAACCTCTTCGAGGTCATTCATGAATCAGGAGCTCCCATAACCGAGGATGAATTGAGAACAGCCTGGGAGCAAAGTTATTCGGCAACACGCAAAGATACACATCAGGCTATGGAAGCCTTTATTCATAACTTAAATACCATGCACTCGCGGGGAGGAAACCAGGTAGTATTCAGTTCTATTAATTACGGGACCGATACTTCGGCAGAAGGACGTATGGTTATGCGGGAACTATTAGCCGCAACCGTAGAAGGCCTGGGCAACGGTGAAGTTCCCGTTTTTCCTATCCAAATATTCAAGGTAAAAGATGGCATTTCTTATGATGAAGAAGATTACAAAATGACTCTTGCTCATTATGATGACGCCATTAACGGAAAAATAAAATTCAAGGCCCCCAATTTTGACCTATTACTGGAAGCATGTAAAACGACCTCAACATCCTTATTTCCCAATTTCGTGTTTCTGGATACAGAGTACAACAAACATGAAAAATGGAAAGCCGACGATCCGGAAAGGTTCCGCTACGAAATTGCCACAATGGGATGCCGGACGCGCGTATTTGAGAACATCCACGGAGAAAAAAGCTCCTGGGGCCGGGGAAATCTTTCTTTCACCTCTATGAATATGCCCCGCATAGCTATCGAAGCACGCAGAGAAGCAGAAGATATGTATCCTGACGGAAATAAGCACGCTATCCGTAAAGAAGCACGCATACTTTTCCTCGAAAAAGTACGAACCCTGTCGGCCCTTATTGCAGAACAACTTTATGAACGTTACCAATACCAACGTACGGCACTTGCCCGCCAATTCCCTTTCATGATGAGCAATAATGTATGGAAAGGAGGGAGTTCTTTACAACCTAACGATGAAGTAGGAGACGTAATAAACAGCGGAACACTGGGTATCGGATTCATCGGCGGCCATAACGCCATGTGCGCTATTTACGGAGAAGGGCACGCCCATAACGAAGAAGCCTGGAATACGCTTTATGATGCGGTAAAAGTAATGAATACCGTAGCAGAAGAATACAAAACACGTTACAACCTTAACTACTCCGTTTTAGCGACCCCGGCAGAAGGATTATCCGGACGTTTCACCTATATGGATCGTAAACGTTACGGTTCTATCCCGGAAGTAACAGACAGAGATTATTATGTCAATTCATTCCATATTGATGTAAAAGAACCGGTAAGCATCGCCGAAAAAATAAGAAAGGAAGCTCCTTTCCACAGTATCACCAAAGGCGGTCATATCACTTATGTAGAACTTGACGGGGAAGCAAAAAAGAATGTCGTGGCTATTTTGAAGATCGTGAAAACCATGCATGACGAAGGCATAGGTTACGGCTCTATCAATCATCCTGTAGATACATGCAGAAAATGCGGATATAAAGGAGTTATATATTCCAAATGTCCTGTATGTAAAAGCGAAGATATTACCCGGATGCGCCGGATAACCGGTTACCTGACAGGAAGCCTTGAAACATGGAACTCGGCAAAACAAGCAGAAGAACGTGATCGAGTGAAGCATAACAAATAA